The bacterium genomic interval CGGATTTAGATTTCAAAGGCGAATGGACAACTCCGATGGGTTTTATTTCGAATACTTTCATTTCAATTTACCAACAGACTCAGCAATACGCGGAACTCCGCGTCTAATGTTATCCTCGCTACACGCAAAGGAAAACCGCATATAACAATCCGCGCCAAACGAACCGCCGGGCACAGCAGCGATAAGCGCATCGTCCAAAAGGTAATCCGCAGCATCGAAACAGGATTTAATGGTATCGCCGTTGGGTTTAACCTTTCCCATCCAATTTTTGATATCACAGAACAAATAGAATGCACCATCAGGCACAAAAGGAATGATGCCGGGAACATCCTTTAGGAGTGAAATAAAAAGGTCTCTTCTACTGGAATACTGTGCGACCCAATCAACCATGAATGAGTCATCGCTTTGAAGAGCCACCTCTGCGGCATATTGGCTTATACTCGAGGGACAACTCGTTGTGTGGCTTTGTATTTTACCAGCACGTGAAATCAATTCCGCCGGGGCTGCAGCCCAACCAATTCGCCAGCCGGTCATCGAAAACGCCTTGCTAACACCATTTACTACAATAGTCCGTTCTGCCATTTCAGGAAATGAGAAAGCTATTGAGGAATGTTCTTTTTTATCAAAAATAAGCCTACTATATATTTCATCACTTAATATCCATATATTGGGGTGCTTAAGCAGAACTTCAGCTAACGCCCGAAGCTCAGATTTGGAATAGACTGTGCCAGTCGGATTATTGGGTGAATTTAGCAGCACCATTCGAGTTTTAGGGGTAATATGAGCTTCGAGGAGCTCTGGTGTAAGCTTAAAACCCTCTTCGCGACTAGTTTTTACTATCACTGGCACTGCGCTCGCAAATTTAACTATATCGGGATAACTAACCCAATAAGGTGAGGCGAATATAACCTCCTCTCCCGGATCGACTGAGGTGAGAATAGAAACAGCGATAGCGAATTTTGCACCAGTCGATATTAAAACCTGATTAGGTTTATATTCGACACCCACTTCATGAGCCATCCATTTAGCGACGATTTCGCGTAATTTTGGTGTGCCACTACTTGCTGTATATCCGGTAATATTCTTTTCAATTGCTTCAATTCCTGCCAACCTAACTGGATTTGGCGTATTGAAATCAGGTTGGCCTGCGGAAAAACTTATTATATCAAGACCTTCGGAAACTAATCTTTTAGCTTTTGCGGCTATTGCAAGAGTTGGTGAATTGCTCATCTGCGAGCTTAGAAATGAGTATTTCATAATTCCTCCATAAATATTTTGTAAGGCATTCATTATATTTATGATGTTTGTTCATTCAAAGGATTATTTTCTATTCATTCGGTTCATTGAGCGAAATATTTGCTGCTCTGATAACTTTACCTTTGGCAGAAGAAACCGCTATTATAAAAATTTAACTCTCTATTTATACAAATTGAACCTACAGCCAGTGTAATAGTGATTTATGACTTACACCGGAACATTCAAAAAATTGTCTCGATTAATTCATTTTACATCTCATTCACACCTCTCTTTTACTGACCGGATTCTTCCCTTCGCTTATTACTTGATTTCCTTCCATAAGAAAGTAAATTAAATTTAAACTGAAAGGATAACATGGAAAAATACCCTCTTATTATTGGTAACGAAGAGCTTTATATCGAAAATGCGATGACTGTTTACTCGCCATTCGATGGTAAAAAGGTTGGCGAGGTATGTATAGCCGGCAAAAATGAAATAGAATTAGCGTTGTGTAAAGCACATAGTGCCTTTCCTCTATTCTCGAAAACACATATTAAGTTTCGAGTATCACTTTTAAACAAGATCGATTCCCTCCTCGAGGAACGATCAGAGGAATTCGCTAAAATGATCACTGCCGAATGCGGAAAACCTATTCGAGATGCACGAGGCGAGGTTTCCCGCACGCGCGAAACCTTTAGGCTTTCCGCAGTTGCAGCGCAAGAACATATGGGAGGAAAAGTCATACCCTTTTCGCTTGCCTCAAATGGCGCTGACAAATGGGGTTTCTATCAAAGATTCCCTGCGGGACCTGTGCTTGCAATAACACCGTTTAACTTCCCGCTTAACCTAGCAGCACACAAGATAGGCCCAGCTATCGCGGTGGGTAATCCCTTTATATTAAAGCCAGCCGAACAAACACCTATCACCGGTTATTTACTCGGCAAACTGCTTCTCGATGCGGGGCTTCCGAAGGGAACAGTTTCTGTATTAAACGGCCTCGGTCCCGATGTGGGCGAACCCATGGCTAAAGACGAACGAATAAAGGTTGTCACATTCACCGGTAGCCCGGTTGTTGGTGCACATTTATCAAAAATATGTGGAATAAAACACACCGCGTTCGAGCTTGGCTCGAACGCGGCCGTCTATGTCCACCACGATGCCGACCTCATGCGCTCCGCCGACAGGATAATCTCCGGTGGTTTCGCCAATGCCGGCCAGATATGTATCTCGACACAACGAGTTTATGCCGATTCTAATATTTTCGACGAGCTTATCGACCTTATTCTCATCGGAACTAAGTCTCTCAAAGTTGGCGATCCGAAGGAAGAACTAACCGCAATTGGACCAATGATCTCCGAGGAAGCTGCCGAACGCGCAAATCTATGGTTAAAAAAAGCAGTCTCTCTCGGCGCTAAAATTCTAATCGGAGGCAAAAGACGCGGGACGCTTTTTTCGCCCACTGTAATCACAGAAATCCCGGACGAATGTGAGCTCGCGCGCGAAGAGGTCTTTGCCCCGATAATAGCCGTGAACTCCGTAGCTTCCGCCGATGAAGGCTTATTCAAAATTAGCGATACCAAATATGGTCTTCATGCAGCAATCTTCACAAAAGATATAGATTTGGCTCGAAAAGCCTTTGAAAATATCGAGGTTGGCGGAATTATTATCAATGATATTCCAACATTTAGAGCCGATCTTATGCCCTACGGCGGCACAAAGCTTTCTGGCATAGGCCGTGAAGGCCCGGAATTCGCCATAGAACATATGACATACTGGAAAAACTTTGTCGTCCACAAAAACGAAAATAACTGATAATGACTTAAGAAACCTGAATATATAACAGCTTCTCGACTACCTTTAATACTTGCGCTGTCTTTATTTCTATAAAAACAAATATCTTTTATGGAAATCGAGAAGATTTTTGAATATAATAAGAAGGATTTTTGAAATTTTTTATTGTTAATAAAAACACATAGAAATTTTACGAAAGGGATTTAGGCCAAAGGGCCAAATTTTGAATCGATTCGGGCGTCCGCCCCAAGTGGGAGGAAAGTCCGGGCTCGTGAAGCTAGCGTGCCGGGGATAATCCCGGGCTTATAGTAGTTTGCTTTAGGACGGAAAGTGCCACAGAAACTATACCGCCTCAATTATTCGGGGTAAGGGTGAAAAGTGTGGGATTAAGACCCCACTCGGCTTGTTGAAAAACACTGCCGTGGTAAACCCCGCGTCGAGCAAGGCCAAATAGAAGGATAGGGGTGGCTTCCCCCTTTGATCCTCGGGTAGGCCGCAGAAGTGTCGAGGTAACTCGGCATACAGATAGATGGACGCCCCCCATTACAGGGGACAAAATCCGGCTTATAGAATCGGTTCAATTCTCGATAAGTTTCTATGATAAATATGAAAGGGGTTCCATAATGAAATGGACCCTATCTGAGCAGGTCAATCCAAGACTCGCAAGAGAGCTTGCGAAAGAGCTTGAAGTTCCCCGAATAATTAGCCAAATTCTGGTTAATAGAGAGGTTTCCACCGCTGAAGCGATGAAAACCTTTTTTTATCCAACATTAGAAAATCTTCTCGATCCAATGGAACTTCCGGGCATGGAGAAGGCAGTTAAACGAATTATTTCTGCTTTAGCTAATCGAGAAAAAATAGTTATTTTTGGAGATTATGATGTAGATGGAATAACTGCTACCGCACTTCTATATCTCGTCCTCACACGCTTTGGTGGCGATGTCGAATGGTATCTTCCCGACAGAGTCGAAGAGGGCTATGGCCTCAGCAAAGGTGGCATTGACAACGCAGTGGAGAAGGGCGTTACGCTTCTTGTTTCTGTCGATTGCGGCATTACCGGAATAAAGGAGGTAGCATACGCTACCTCTGTGGGAGTAGATTGCGTTATTACAGATCACCACGAACCAGCAGAAGTGCTTCCCGATGCTGTTGCACTTGTCGATCCAAAACTTGGCCCAGAAGACTCTCCTTCAAGGGAATTAGCTGGAGTCGGTGTGGCGTTTAAAGTCGCCGAAGCACTTTTCGATGAGCTTCACGAAGACAAGAGCGCCCTCTTTGAACACCTCGATCTCGTGGGCCTCGGCACAATAGCAGATATAGTTCCACTTGTAGGGGAAAATCGCATACTCGCCAAGTTTGGGCTTAGGCAAATCGAATCAACCAAAAAACCCGGTTTGAAAAGCCTTCTTCAGGTTACAAGCCTATGGGGCACAGAGCTTTTTAGCTGGAACATTGTTTTTGTTCTTGCACCACGCCTTAATGCAGTCGGAAGGATCGGCTCTGCTGCGAGCGCCTTTAAATTGCTTACTACACACGATACAATGCAGGCCGCTCAAATGGCTCGCGTTCTCGAAGAAGAAAATAAAAAACGAAAAAAACTAGATGAACAGATTTTTGAAAGCGCTGTGGATTTGGTCGAAAACACCGTCGATCTCGAAAACGAAAAGGCTATTGTAATTGACTCTTCAGATTGGCACGTAGGAGTGATAGGTATCGTAGCTAGCAGACTCGTAGAAAAATATCACAGACCTTCTGTTCTTATCTCCACTGCCGAGGGCGAGGGACAAGGAAGCGCAAGAACTATATCGAGTTTCCACCTCCTAGATGCTATTAAAGACTCAAGTGAATATCTTGAAAAATTCGGTGGCCACAAATATGCAGCCGGTCTATGTATAAAACCAGAAAAAATCGAGGATTTTCGAAGAGAGTTCCTACGTGTAGCTAGAGAGAGACTCACCGATAATGACCTAGAACCACAACTGAAAATCGATGCCAAAATCGACGTTTCTGAAATCGATATGCAACTGCTCGATTGGCTGAAACTCTTCTCTCCATACGGCCCAAAAAATATGCGGCCAATATTCTCAATTACTAACGCCGATCTATTCGAGCAAACACGAACAGTAGGAAAAAACCACCTTCGCTTTAGAGTAAAAACCGGGAAAAAAGCTATCGATGCTATAGCATTCGGTTACGGTGAAATGAAATATGCAATCGATAACGCTATTGAACCAATAAACTTAGCTTTCGTTATCGAATCAAACGATTACTATGGATATCCTCAACTCCAACTCAGAATAAAAGATATATTTATCGGGGATTTGCAACTCTAGAAATGAATACAAATTAAACCATTTCTAGCAAATAGCTTTAAGCCAATACAAAAATAAGCTCTGCAAATAATAACCAATATTGAGCACTGGCGCGGGCTGGGACGCTATAATAAAACTTGCCAAAACTTGCAATTTTTATTACAGCGAGGAAAAAGGGCGAGGATTTTTGCACAATTATATGATGCTGACAGCGCCATAAAATCGGAATAGCAAAAATCGTGACAGCGCCGTCGTAGGAACAAAAAAATCTGCTAAAAAATATATCCCGTTTATGCGATATATCCGCCCCCGGCAACTCTGTCGCCGCTATAGAATACAGCGGACTGTCCGCGTGCAGGAGCGAATAAATCCTTTTCAAGGTTGATTATTGAAGCTTCCTCTCCCGTTCGTCTAACATTCCCAAAAATTGTCTCCCCAAGATGGCGTATCTGAATCAAATACCTCTTTTCTTCACCAATATCGAGTTTATCGTGGAAGATTGTCCCGGTGGTTATTATTTCTTTACACATCAATGCGGACCGTGGACCGAGTATCACTCTTGAATCAATTGAATCCACATCGACAACATAAAGCCTACCTTCCGAGGACGCTACTCCCATTCCTCTTCTCTGTCCAGGTGTAAAACCAACCCAACCATTATGTTGCCCAAGCTTCTCCCCTGTCAAATCAACGAATTCTCCCGGATAGTTCTCGATACCCGACATCGAAAGAAACTCAACTAATTTCCCCTTCTTAAAAAAGCATACATCATTTGATTCGCGTCTATCTGAGGAAGGTAAGGCCATCCCCCGAGCCAAAATCTGAACATCGCTTTTCAAGAATCCCCCAAGTGGAAATAGAGTCCTTCTAATCCACTTCTTAGGAACCCGATAAAGAAAGTAAGATTGATCTTTTTTATCATCTAAACCTCGAAAAACAAAACCATCTGATGCCCGCGCAAAATGGCCGGTAGCTAATAGTTTAATACCTAAATCTTCAGCAATCTTAACCAGACCACCCCATTTCATCTTAACATTGCATTCGATACATGGATTTGGAGTCGAACAGTGCGAATAAACCTCGATAAAGTTCCGTATAATAGATTCTTCAAAGTGCCCGCGCATGTCCACTACCAGATGAGGAATATCCAGTAATTCCGCTGAAGCCTTTGCATCAGAAATAGATTGATTATCGCTTATAAAATCGAATGTTACACCGATAACCTCTGCTCCGCGTTCTTTAAGGAGATATGCTGAAATCGATGAGTCTATTCCACCGGACAGAGCAACAAGAACCTTCCGTCCTTTTAAATCTCTGTCCAAAGGGTCGAAATTGAGTGAAGTCATTGGGTGAAATTGCGCCCGAACAGCTTGATACAATCTGGATGCTCTTCAATATTGCCATTTCGTTGCCAGTATTTACATATTGCTCTTCGAAGGGCATCAATGCCTATAATACTACAATGAACCTTCATTGGTGGTAGGCCGCCTAGTTCATCCACTACGTCACCTCGAATAATAGCAAAGGCCTCATCTAAGGTCTTGCCTTTTGCCATATCGGTGATAACGCTCGACGAAGCGATAGCCGCAGCGCACCCAAAGGTTTTGAATTTTATATCGACGATTATATCGCCTTCGATTTTTAGATCAAAACGCATCATATCACCACAAAGTGGATTGCCGGCATTGCCCGTAGTAGAAGCATCTGGGATCTCGCCAACATTGTGGGGGTTGGCAAAATGGTCTATTACCTTTTTTGAATACAGATCATTCTTCATTATTGATTTCCTCGAGTCTTTCTCGTGAAATCGTCAAATCGGGATCGAGTTCAAGGGCGCGTCTAAAATACCCCCTAGCTTTTTCATCTTCGCCAGTTTCATGCAAAACAACGCCGATATGCTCCAAAATAACAGGATCCACAATCTTTGAAATTCTCTCGGCCTGAAATAGTTTTTCAAGCGCAAAGTCATACTGTCCTTTTTTATACAATAGCCAACCATAGCTATCAATAAAAGAAGCATTATTGGGTTCTTGCTTCAAAGCAAGAGATATAAGACTATCCGCTATCTCAAAATCCTGCTCTTCTTCAATCAGGAGATATCCTAAATAATTTGCACTGAGTGGATCCCCCGGAATAAGCTCTATAAGCTCCTTAAAGGTCGCAATAGCGGAATCCCGTATCCCGAGTCTCTCGTAAGCGTCCCCGATACCGAAAAATGCCTGCGCGTTTTGAGGCTCGAATTCAACAACATCTTTATAGAGCTTTATTGCTTTTCCATAATCCTTATCTCGCGAGTAAACGACACCTTTATAAAAAATTAAATCGACGTTATCTGGATAGTTTATCTGGGCTTCTTCGAGTATTTCTATCGCTTTTTGTGCGCTATCGATCTGAGAATAGGCCAATGCTAAGTCTATATATAGGCCAGGATTAGTCTCCTTATCGAGGATAATCTTGTATTGCTCTATGCTTTTACGGGGCATCCCCAATTCAAAGTATGCTCTTCCAAAATAGACCCGTGCATCGTTATCATCTGGAGACGCATTTAAAAATTCCTGAAAATATTTTATTGCACCTTCATAATCCTCGTTAGAGAAGGCTAAAAAACCCGCCTGTCTTACAATATCCATATCTTCCGGCGAATAATCGAGATAGCTCTTAGCCATCTCATAGGCATTATCAAACTTCGCGAGTTCAACATACTTGTTTATAAGTGTTCTACGAAGGTCTATATCTCGGGGATTTTTCCTCAAATATATCTCTTCGCATTCGATGGATTTCTCGAATTCGCCCATTTTTCCATAAGCTGTCGCAAGCCCAATATAAGCTCGGGAATACGTGGAATCGATCTCAATAGCCTTCTTGAAGGCTCCAACTGCCTCTTTTTCATTACTATCAGACAAATAAATACTTCCCTTAAGACCGTAAGATTGTGGATTGTCGGGGTATTCTTGGGATATTTTATCCAATTGTTTAAGAGCTTCTTTTTTCTTATGAATAGTCAATAGAGTAGTCGCATATTGAAGCCGCATGACAAAATCAGCTTTGTCATTCTCAACCAACCATTTAAGATTATCATAAGCAAAAATGACTTGGCGTGCTTTAAGCCCTGCTATAGCAGCACCTCGACGATAAGCAGCATTTTCCGGTTCGAGTTTTACTAGTTTTGCAAACCATACTAAAGCCTGCTCAGATTCTGCAAAATTCATGCACAGCTCGGCTATAGTTAATAAGATAGTGGGTTCATCTTTGGCGTAATTCTCTGCAATGAGGTAACTTCCAAACGCACGATCAAAATCACCATCAATCTCTGCGGTCATACCGTCGATAAAGTATCTAACCGCAACCGGTGATATTGAACTACCTTGGGCAAAAATGATTGCGGCCAAAAAGCAAAAAATGATCAATTTCTTTTTAAATTTTATTACCATAACCATTCATACTAAGCAAAATAGAAGCCAGTTTCAAGGAATGACTTCATCGTATTAAAACCGCACTTTATTTATATAAAATTAAAACCTTTAATTGAAATGCTACTATTCAAAAAATAAGCTTTTTCTGTCGTTATTTAGTAATAATCCTCTTCCAAATTTAAATATTATAGCAAAACACTTTTATCGAAGGTCTCAGAATTATTTTTTCCATTCAATTAAGAAGATATTCTAGCTTTTAGGCACTTTTGAGAATGCAATTATCTAAAACAACAAACACCTTGATATTTAAGAAGCATGGATATATATTAATTGTTATTTCGGTCTTTTAATCATTATATCAATAATATCTATGGAGGTAAATCAATGCCGAAGATTGTAGTGCAAATCGATCATTGTAAAGGCTGTGGGTTATGCATCGACGCTTGTCCACAACATTGCATTGAGGTCGATAATGAAGTCCTCAACAAATTGGGTTATCACCCCGCCAAATATAAAGGCGAAGGCTGCACAGGCTGTGGAATATGTTTCTATTCCTGCCCCGAACCGGATGCAATAATCGTCTATAAGAAAGATAAGGAGGTGGAATAATGGCGAAAGAGTTAATCAAAGGCAACGTGGCTGTTATTAAAGGCGCGCTTTTGGCAGGTACAGAATGCTTTTTTGGTTATCCGATTACCCCAGCTAGCGAGATCGCGCAGGCTGCAGCTTTCTACTTTCCACCACTTGGAAGAACCTTTTTACAGGCAGAAAGCGAAGTTGCGGCGATTCAGATGTGCTACGGTGCCGCAGGTGCAGGTGTTCGAACGATAACCGCATCTAGCGGTCCGGGAATCAGCCTTAAACAAGAGGGCGTCAGTTACGCTGCAGGCTCCGAGCTACCAATAGTCATAGTGGATATTATGCGCGGCGGTCCGGGACTCGGCAATATCGCGCCTGAACAGAGCGATTACAATCAGGTTGTCAAAGGCGGCGGTCACGGTAACTACAAATGCATCGTTCTCGCACCGAACTGCGGTCAAGAGATGTGTGACCTTACTATCCTCGCGTTCGATTTGGCGGAAAAATACCGCACACCGGTTTACGTCCTTACCGATGGTTTTATCGGCCAGATGATGGAACCGGTCGAATTTGGAGAACCCATTAAATTCGACACACAAACCAATGCCGAATGGGCAATCATGGGAACACCCGAAACCAAACACAACCTAATCAATTCGATCTATCTCGAAGCCGAAGAACTTGAAAAACATAACATCAAGCTTCAAAAAAAATATGCTAAAATAGAAGAAAATGAGGTTCGCACCGAAGAATATAGACTCGACGATGCAGAGATCATCGTTACAGGTTTCGGAATAGTTAGTCGAATCCTCAGAAGTGCTGTCGATGCCGTTCGCAAGAATGGAATCAAAGCCGGACTTTTAAGGCCTATTACACTTTTCCCGTTCCCTAAGAAAGAAATCGTTAAATGTGCTGATCAAGCAAGCGATATCCTTGTCGTTGAACTTAACAACGCCCAGATGTATGAAGATGTTTTCATTGCCGTTAGTGGCCACGATGTCAAAACACATTTCTACGGTCGTATGGGTGGTGTTGTGCCAACTGTCGAGGAATTGGTCGAGAAAATTACTATGATTTCTAAAGGGGAGGTGATATAAATGGCTAAAGACGTTCTCAGAAAACCCACCGGTTTCATGGACACATTTGTTTTTAAACCGGGTCAAGATAAGGAAAATACTCACTATTGCCCGGGCTGCGGCCACGGAATTCTTCACAAACTGATAGCTGAAGCTATCGAAGATTTTGGCATCGGAGACCGCACTATCATGGTTTCTCCAGTCGGATGCTCGGTATTTGTTTATTACTACTTTAACACCGGCAACATTCAAGTTGCACACGGACGCGCGCCGGCAGTTGCTACAGGACTCAAACGTGCCAATCCGGATAGCATCGTGATTAGCTATCAGGGTGATGGCGATCTCGCCGCTATCGGCGGTAATAACATACTCCAAGCTGCAAACCGTGGCGAGAGTATCACCGTGTTTTTCGTAAATAATGCAATCTACGGAATGACCGGTGGCCAGATGGCTCCGACAACTTTGATCGGCCAGAAAACAACTACTACGCCTTATGGAAGAAAAGTCGAGAATGAGGGCTACCCCCTGAAGATAGTCGAGCTTCTAGCAACACTCGAAGCACCGGCGTATCTCGAGCGCACTTCGCTTCATAATGCAAAGAACATTATGAAAACGCGCAAAGCAGTTCGTAAAGCTATTCAGTGCCAGATCGACGGCAAGGGATTTAGCCTTATCGAGTCATTATCTGCCTGCCCAAGTGGATGGAAAACAACACCTGTCGAATCCAAAAAGTGGATCGAGGAAAAGATGATGCCATACTTCCCGCTTGGAGTTACTAAGGATGTTATTGCGGAGCGTGAAGGATATTTCCCTCAAAAAACTGAAATCACTAAAATCGAGATAAAGGAAAAACTCGGTTTGATGAAGGATAAACTTTTCCGCGACCGCTTGATGTCGGATGTCCCAGAAAAATACCGAAATCCGAAGATAAAGATTGCCGGTTTTGGTGGACAGGGCGTTCTGCTTCTCGGTCAGACCCTTGCGGAGGCCGGCATGCGCCAAGGTTGGCATGTAAGCTGGATTCCCAGCTATGGGCCGGAGATGCGCGGTGGCACTGCAAATTGTCAGGTTACTATTAGTGAGAATCCCATCGGTGCCCCCGTTGTTGATTTTCCAACCATCCTTGTGGCTTTGAACAAGCCTTCGCTGGACAAATTCGAGCCAATGGTTCAGCCCGGTGGAGTTATCTTCTACAATACCTCTATGATAGACAGAAAACCGACCCGCACAGATGTCGATAGCATCGGATTACCTTTCTCGGATATAGCTGATGAGCTAGGCAATCTTAGATTTGCAAATATGGTTGTGATTGGGTCCATTCTAGCCAAGACCAAAATCATAAAAATGGATATTGTGAAAGACGCACTTAAAGAGGTTATCCATAACAAAAAATTCATCGATCAAAATATCGTGGCCCTCCAACGCGGTTACGATGAAGTATAAATATCCCATTCCCACCTTGTGGTGTGAGTAACTTCTAAATCCAAGCCTCCGCATTTAAGCGGGGGCTTTTTTTAGAGTGTTTATTTTACTATTCCACAATTTAACCAAAGTAGTTGAAATACTACCCCAGCTTTTAGATTAGTATATTCCTTAAAACCCAACTCTTCAATTGAACAATTTGTGATTTATTCTTGATATTTTACAAAAGTGAAGCCCCTTCTTTCGAAGGGGCTTCGGTCGCGGGATTATAAGTGAGCGACTTACTCCAAATGCGCTTTTACATAAAGTCGTAATATAATAACACGTGTATGATTAGCGTTATTGCTATTCCTAGGGGCTTTGAATTGCAACCACAGTTTTTCAGTGTTATTTGGTTCGGTAACCGGAGGAATATTTTCTCCGCCGGGGCCAAATATTGCCGGTTCAGCGCCGCCTTCGTTAATTGCCCAATATACGGTCTCGATAATAAAATCGCGTGTAAGCCACCAAGTTATTGGTGGTTCGGGATTATCATTGAAACGACCTCGGAGAACGAAGATATTATCATCTGTAGAACTTCCCGGTGACCAGAAAGTATCCGGTCGCCAACCAATATTCGTATCGATGATCCCGCTGATCATTAACCCAAAATCTACAGGAACATTAGACAGATTATGTATATTCATCGAGTCCACAGGACTCATCGTAATTGTTTCTTCCCAATCCAGAGAATCCCGAATATTCCAGAAAACGGAATCGCATGGGTAATGTCTATGGTGGCCAATCTCGATATGAA includes:
- a CDS encoding pyridoxal phosphate-dependent aminotransferase produces the protein MKYSFLSSQMSNSPTLAIAAKAKRLVSEGLDIISFSAGQPDFNTPNPVRLAGIEAIEKNITGYTASSGTPKLREIVAKWMAHEVGVEYKPNQVLISTGAKFAIAVSILTSVDPGEEVIFASPYWVSYPDIVKFASAVPVIVKTSREEGFKLTPELLEAHITPKTRMVLLNSPNNPTGTVYSKSELRALAEVLLKHPNIWILSDEIYSRLIFDKKEHSSIAFSFPEMAERTIVVNGVSKAFSMTGWRIGWAAAPAELISRAGKIQSHTTSCPSSISQYAAEVALQSDDSFMVDWVAQYSSRRDLFISLLKDVPGIIPFVPDGAFYLFCDIKNWMGKVKPNGDTIKSCFDAADYLLDDALIAAVPGGSFGADCYMRFSFACSEDNIRRGVPRIAESVGKLK
- a CDS encoding aldehyde dehydrogenase family protein; amino-acid sequence: MEKYPLIIGNEELYIENAMTVYSPFDGKKVGEVCIAGKNEIELALCKAHSAFPLFSKTHIKFRVSLLNKIDSLLEERSEEFAKMITAECGKPIRDARGEVSRTRETFRLSAVAAQEHMGGKVIPFSLASNGADKWGFYQRFPAGPVLAITPFNFPLNLAAHKIGPAIAVGNPFILKPAEQTPITGYLLGKLLLDAGLPKGTVSVLNGLGPDVGEPMAKDERIKVVTFTGSPVVGAHLSKICGIKHTAFELGSNAAVYVHHDADLMRSADRIISGGFANAGQICISTQRVYADSNIFDELIDLILIGTKSLKVGDPKEELTAIGPMISEEAAERANLWLKKAVSLGAKILIGGKRRGTLFSPTVITEIPDECELAREEVFAPIIAVNSVASADEGLFKISDTKYGLHAAIFTKDIDLARKAFENIEVGGIIINDIPTFRADLMPYGGTKLSGIGREGPEFAIEHMTYWKNFVVHKNENN
- the recJ gene encoding single-stranded-DNA-specific exonuclease RecJ, with translation MKWTLSEQVNPRLARELAKELEVPRIISQILVNREVSTAEAMKTFFYPTLENLLDPMELPGMEKAVKRIISALANREKIVIFGDYDVDGITATALLYLVLTRFGGDVEWYLPDRVEEGYGLSKGGIDNAVEKGVTLLVSVDCGITGIKEVAYATSVGVDCVITDHHEPAEVLPDAVALVDPKLGPEDSPSRELAGVGVAFKVAEALFDELHEDKSALFEHLDLVGLGTIADIVPLVGENRILAKFGLRQIESTKKPGLKSLLQVTSLWGTELFSWNIVFVLAPRLNAVGRIGSAASAFKLLTTHDTMQAAQMARVLEEENKKRKKLDEQIFESAVDLVENTVDLENEKAIVIDSSDWHVGVIGIVASRLVEKYHRPSVLISTAEGEGQGSARTISSFHLLDAIKDSSEYLEKFGGHKYAAGLCIKPEKIEDFRREFLRVARERLTDNDLEPQLKIDAKIDVSEIDMQLLDWLKLFSPYGPKNMRPIFSITNADLFEQTRTVGKNHLRFRVKTGKKAIDAIAFGYGEMKYAIDNAIEPINLAFVIESNDYYGYPQLQLRIKDIFIGDLQL
- the mnmA gene encoding tRNA 2-thiouridine(34) synthase MnmA; protein product: MTSLNFDPLDRDLKGRKVLVALSGGIDSSISAYLLKERGAEVIGVTFDFISDNQSISDAKASAELLDIPHLVVDMRGHFEESIIRNFIEVYSHCSTPNPCIECNVKMKWGGLVKIAEDLGIKLLATGHFARASDGFVFRGLDDKKDQSYFLYRVPKKWIRRTLFPLGGFLKSDVQILARGMALPSSDRRESNDVCFFKKGKLVEFLSMSGIENYPGEFVDLTGEKLGQHNGWVGFTPGQRRGMGVASSEGRLYVVDVDSIDSRVILGPRSALMCKEIITTGTIFHDKLDIGEEKRYLIQIRHLGETIFGNVRRTGEEASIINLEKDLFAPARGQSAVFYSGDRVAGGGYIA
- a CDS encoding iron-sulfur cluster assembly scaffold protein; translated protein: MYSKKVIDHFANPHNVGEIPDASTTGNAGNPLCGDMMRFDLKIEGDIIVDIKFKTFGCAAAIASSSVITDMAKGKTLDEAFAIIRGDVVDELGGLPPMKVHCSIIGIDALRRAICKYWQRNGNIEEHPDCIKLFGRNFTQ
- a CDS encoding tetratricopeptide repeat protein, coding for MVIKFKKKLIIFCFLAAIIFAQGSSISPVAVRYFIDGMTAEIDGDFDRAFGSYLIAENYAKDEPTILLTIAELCMNFAESEQALVWFAKLVKLEPENAAYRRGAAIAGLKARQVIFAYDNLKWLVENDKADFVMRLQYATTLLTIHKKKEALKQLDKISQEYPDNPQSYGLKGSIYLSDSNEKEAVGAFKKAIEIDSTYSRAYIGLATAYGKMGEFEKSIECEEIYLRKNPRDIDLRRTLINKYVELAKFDNAYEMAKSYLDYSPEDMDIVRQAGFLAFSNEDYEGAIKYFQEFLNASPDDNDARVYFGRAYFELGMPRKSIEQYKIILDKETNPGLYIDLALAYSQIDSAQKAIEILEEAQINYPDNVDLIFYKGVVYSRDKDYGKAIKLYKDVVEFEPQNAQAFFGIGDAYERLGIRDSAIATFKELIELIPGDPLSANYLGYLLIEEEQDFEIADSLISLALKQEPNNASFIDSYGWLLYKKGQYDFALEKLFQAERISKIVDPVILEHIGVVLHETGEDEKARGYFRRALELDPDLTISRERLEEINNEE
- a CDS encoding 4Fe-4S dicluster domain-containing protein — encoded protein: MPKIVVQIDHCKGCGLCIDACPQHCIEVDNEVLNKLGYHPAKYKGEGCTGCGICFYSCPEPDAIIVYKKDKEVE
- the vorB gene encoding 3-methyl-2-oxobutanoate dehydrogenase subunit VorB translates to MAKELIKGNVAVIKGALLAGTECFFGYPITPASEIAQAAAFYFPPLGRTFLQAESEVAAIQMCYGAAGAGVRTITASSGPGISLKQEGVSYAAGSELPIVIVDIMRGGPGLGNIAPEQSDYNQVVKGGGHGNYKCIVLAPNCGQEMCDLTILAFDLAEKYRTPVYVLTDGFIGQMMEPVEFGEPIKFDTQTNAEWAIMGTPETKHNLINSIYLEAEELEKHNIKLQKKYAKIEENEVRTEEYRLDDAEIIVTGFGIVSRILRSAVDAVRKNGIKAGLLRPITLFPFPKKEIVKCADQASDILVVELNNAQMYEDVFIAVSGHDVKTHFYGRMGGVVPTVEELVEKITMISKGEVI